Part of the Natronobacterium gregoryi SP2 genome, AGGCGAGCGTAGCGACCTCGTTTCGGGTGCGATTTCGGCGACGGCGCTCGGCCAGTTCGACTGACCAACCGACCGGTGAACGAAACACATGACACACGACATCGACCTTTCGGGCGTCTTCCCAGCAATGTGTACGCCCTTCGACGAAGCGGAACGCATCGACTTCGAAACGCTCCAGGAAGAGACACGGCGACTCGAGGCCGCCGGCGTCGACGGACTCGTTCCCGTCGGCTCCACGGGTGAGTCAGCGACGCTGTCCCACGACGAACACATCCAGGTCGTCGAGGCGGTCATCGACGCCGTCGACGACGTGCCCGTCGTCGCGGGCGCTGGTTCGAACAACACTCGCGAGGCACTCGAGTTGTCCGAACGCGCCGCCGACGCTGGTGCCGACGCACTGCTTCTCATCTCGCCGTACTACAACAAGCCCGAACAGCAGGGGCTGATCGACCACTACGAGACGATCGCGGATGCCGTCGACCTGCCACAGATCGTCTACAACGTCCCCTCGCGGACGGGACGCTCGATCGACGCCGACACCGCCGTTTCCCTCGCCAGCCACGAAAATATCGCGGGCTACAAGGCCGCGAGCGGCGACCTCGGGTTGATCGGGGAGATCGCCGAACGCACCCGCGACGAAGAGTTCGCCGTCCTCTCGGGCGACGACGCACTCACGCTGCCGGCCATCTCCGTCGGCGGCACCGGCGCGATCAGCGTCGCGGCGAACGTCGAGCCCAAACGGACCTGTGCGATGGTCGGCGCGGCACTCGAGGGTGACTACGCCCGCGCCCAGGAACTCCACCATGAACTCGGTCCGCTGTTCCGGGAACTGTTCGTCGAGACCAACCCGATCCCGGCCAAGGAGGCCATGGAGATTCGTGGCTACGGCCCCGCCCGCCTGCGCTCGCCGCTCACCCGGCTCTCGGAGGAACACCGCGACCACCTCGAGGCGGTTCTCGCCGACCTCGAGACGGAGTCGCCCGCGCTCGCGGACGGCGGTCCGGAGGGTAATCGATGACCGTCAGGATCGCCGTCACCGGTGCGACCGGCCGGATGGGACGCGAGGTCGCCGCCGCCGTCGAGGATCACGAGGACGCCGAGGTCGCGTTCGCGGTCACCCGTGATCCGGACGGCGAGCGCATCAAGGGCGTTCCCCTCGAGCCGGCAGCAGAGTTCGACGCCCTGCTCGCCGCAGACGACCCCGACGCCGTCGTCGATTTCACGGGTCCCGAATCCGCGCTCGAGTACGCTCGCGCCTGCGTCGAGGCCGACGCGGACGTCGCCTTCGTGACGGGGACGACCGGGTTCAACGACGAGGAGTTCGACCGACTCGAGGAGACCGGCGAGTCGATCCCGCTCTTGCACGCGCCGAACTTCGCACGCGGCGTCCAGGCGCTGGTCAACGTCGTCGGGCAGGCGGTCCGGAACCTGCCGGGATACGATGTCGAACTGGTCGAGACCCACCACAACGGCAAGCGCGACGCTCCCAGCGGAACCGCCAACCGACTGCTCTCCGAGATCGAGGACAACGGCGAGTTCGCCGGCCGAAATCACGGCCGCGAGGGAGAAAAACCCCGCGAGGAAGGCGAGATCGGTGTCCACGCCCTGCGGGCCGGAAACGTCACCGGCGAACACGAGGTCGTCCTCGCGGGCAACGACGAGGAACTCCGGCTGACCCACCGCGCCGAGGATCGCGGCGTGTTCGCGGCTGGCGCGGTCGATGCGGCAGTCTGGATCGCTGGACAGAAGGCAGGCCGATACGAGTTTGCGGACGTGATCGACGAATGAGTACACTCGAGTCCGACATCGAACAACTGTGGAGGCGATACGACACTGGCGAGGTAACCGCCGAGACCGCCGGACAGGACGAGTACGCGACCCTGGAAGCGTTCCTCGAGGCCCTCGAGGCCGGCGAGATCCGCGCCGCCGAGAAGCGCAACAGCGCCGAGCAGCGCTCGGCTGGCTCCCGGACATCGTCCGGGAACGGCGAGTGGGAGGCAAACGAGTGGGTCAAACAGGGTATTCTGCTGAACTTCGGGCTGCGGGAGAGCCAGGCCTACGAGTACGGCGACGTCGACCACTACGACGTGCTCCCCCTTCGCGAGACCGCCGATCTCGGCGCTCGCGGCACCCGGAACACCCCCGACGGGACGACGATCCGACGCGGTGCCTACCTCGGCTCGGACTGCATCATGATGAGCCCGAGTTTCGTCAACGTCGGGGCCTACGTGGGCGACGGCACGCTCGTCGACTCCTGTGACACGGTCGGCTCCTGTGCCCAGATCGGCGAGAACGTCAAACTCGGTGCGAACACACTCATTGGGGGCGTACTGGAACCCGTCGAGGACGCGCCCGTCGTCGTCGAAGACAACGTTTCACTCGGCGCGGGCTGTCGAGTTACC contains:
- the dapA gene encoding 4-hydroxy-tetrahydrodipicolinate synthase; amino-acid sequence: MTHDIDLSGVFPAMCTPFDEAERIDFETLQEETRRLEAAGVDGLVPVGSTGESATLSHDEHIQVVEAVIDAVDDVPVVAGAGSNNTREALELSERAADAGADALLLISPYYNKPEQQGLIDHYETIADAVDLPQIVYNVPSRTGRSIDADTAVSLASHENIAGYKAASGDLGLIGEIAERTRDEEFAVLSGDDALTLPAISVGGTGAISVAANVEPKRTCAMVGAALEGDYARAQELHHELGPLFRELFVETNPIPAKEAMEIRGYGPARLRSPLTRLSEEHRDHLEAVLADLETESPALADGGPEGNR
- the dapB gene encoding 4-hydroxy-tetrahydrodipicolinate reductase is translated as MTVRIAVTGATGRMGREVAAAVEDHEDAEVAFAVTRDPDGERIKGVPLEPAAEFDALLAADDPDAVVDFTGPESALEYARACVEADADVAFVTGTTGFNDEEFDRLEETGESIPLLHAPNFARGVQALVNVVGQAVRNLPGYDVELVETHHNGKRDAPSGTANRLLSEIEDNGEFAGRNHGREGEKPREEGEIGVHALRAGNVTGEHEVVLAGNDEELRLTHRAEDRGVFAAGAVDAAVWIAGQKAGRYEFADVIDE
- a CDS encoding 2,3,4,5-tetrahydropyridine-2,6-dicarboxylate N-succinyltransferase, producing MSTLESDIEQLWRRYDTGEVTAETAGQDEYATLEAFLEALEAGEIRAAEKRNSAEQRSAGSRTSSGNGEWEANEWVKQGILLNFGLRESQAYEYGDVDHYDVLPLRETADLGARGTRNTPDGTTIRRGAYLGSDCIMMSPSFVNVGAYVGDGTLVDSCDTVGSCAQIGENVKLGANTLIGGVLEPVEDAPVVVEDNVSLGAGCRVTSGFVVGENSVVGENTLLTPRIPVYDLVEEEILYGELPANRRAFTRFVDSSVSDHDLFEGGAYKPAVVATDLETETLEATEREDALRE